Proteins from a genomic interval of Polaribacter sejongensis:
- a CDS encoding CopD family protein, with protein MDFLYVKALHIIFVVTWFAGLFYIIRLFIYHVEAEKKPEPAKEILQTQYKLMSKRLWYMITWPSAILASFFAFWMLYKNPIYLEMPWMHVKLTFVLALYFYHYSCQKIYKQLQNDIIKYSALKLRIWNEVATLILFAVVFLVTLQSAINWIWGVAGIILFGVLLMLGIRLYKKIREKKSWEKAEREVLEDIKENEHK; from the coding sequence ATGGATTTCCTTTACGTAAAAGCATTACATATTATCTTCGTAGTAACTTGGTTTGCGGGTTTATTTTACATAATTCGCTTATTTATTTACCATGTAGAAGCAGAAAAAAAACCAGAACCTGCTAAAGAAATTTTACAAACGCAATATAAATTAATGAGCAAAAGGTTGTGGTATATGATTACTTGGCCTTCCGCAATTTTGGCAAGTTTTTTTGCATTTTGGATGTTGTATAAAAATCCAATTTATTTAGAGATGCCTTGGATGCACGTTAAGCTAACCTTTGTTTTAGCCTTATACTTCTACCATTACTCTTGTCAGAAAATATACAAGCAACTACAAAACGATATCATAAAATATTCTGCTTTAAAATTAAGAATATGGAATGAGGTGGCAACACTTATCCTTTTTGCAGTGGTCTTTTTAGTTACGTTACAATCTGCCATCAACTGGATTTGGGGCGTTGCAGGAATCATTCTTTTTGGAGTTTTATTAATGCTAGGTATTAGACTCTACAAAAAAATTAGAGAAAAGAAATCTTGGGAAAAAGCCGAGAGAGAGGTGTTGGAAGACATCAAAGAAAATGAGCACAAGTAA
- the hemH gene encoding ferrochelatase: protein MKGILLNNLGSPDSTETQDVKNYLGEFLMDERVIDIPYWKRWLLINGIILQTRPKKAGAAYKKIWWKEGSPLVVISQRFTDKVIKKVDLPVALAMRYGSMTMEKGIKELVDKGVTEIFLAPLYPHYAMSSYETVVVKAEEILAEKYPQVKLDVLPAFYNEPDYIKAMSNNIANHLEGFDYDHILFSYHGIPERHIMKSDVTKNHCKIDGSCCERNSVAHHTCYRHQCFETTKEIAKTLNLKEGMYSNSFQSRLLKDPWLKPYTDFEIEKFPGEGKKKLAVITPAFVADCLETLEEIAMEGKDEFLKFGGTDYKHIPCMNDNDDWVDVMVKWINDWRKK, encoded by the coding sequence ATGAAGGGAATATTACTTAACAATTTAGGATCACCAGACTCTACAGAGACACAAGACGTTAAAAATTATTTAGGAGAATTTTTAATGGATGAACGTGTAATTGACATTCCGTATTGGAAACGTTGGTTGCTAATTAACGGAATTATCTTACAAACAAGACCAAAAAAAGCAGGTGCTGCTTATAAAAAAATCTGGTGGAAAGAAGGTTCTCCGTTAGTGGTAATATCTCAAAGATTTACAGATAAAGTAATTAAAAAAGTAGACCTTCCGGTGGCTTTAGCTATGCGTTATGGTTCTATGACCATGGAAAAAGGGATTAAAGAATTGGTCGATAAAGGAGTTACAGAAATCTTTTTAGCACCATTATATCCGCATTACGCCATGTCTTCTTATGAAACGGTTGTTGTAAAGGCTGAAGAAATTTTAGCAGAGAAATATCCGCAAGTAAAATTAGACGTTTTACCTGCTTTTTATAATGAACCAGATTATATAAAAGCAATGAGTAACAACATTGCAAATCATTTAGAAGGGTTTGATTATGATCATATTTTGTTTTCTTATCACGGAATTCCAGAGCGTCATATCATGAAATCTGATGTTACCAAAAACCACTGTAAAATAGACGGTTCTTGTTGCGAACGTAATTCGGTTGCACACCACACATGTTACAGACACCAGTGTTTTGAAACGACCAAAGAAATTGCGAAAACCTTAAATTTAAAAGAAGGTATGTACAGCAATTCTTTTCAATCTCGTTTATTAAAAGACCCTTGGTTAAAACCATATACCGATTTTGAAATCGAGAAATTTCCAGGAGAAGGTAAAAAGAAACTAGCCGTAATTACCCCTGCATTTGTTGCAGATTGTTTAGAAACTTTAGAAGAAATTGCAATGGAAGGAAAAGACGAATTCTTAAAATTTGGTGGTACAGATTATAAACACATCCCTTGTATGAACGATAATGACGATTGGGTAGATGTGATGGTAAAATGGATTAACGACTGGAGAAAGAAGTAA
- a CDS encoding SixA phosphatase family protein yields the protein MKTLYIVRHAKSSWEYSGIEDIDRPLKKRGIKDAHLMSKFLSTEIDRPDVFVSSSANRALHTAIIFCENFEFPLSNLQVKRQLYSFSDGYLVKTVNALDDGFNSAIIFSHDHGINTFVNKFGNKPISHVSTCGVVGIQFEDKHWKNIKKGKTFMIEFPKNHK from the coding sequence ATGAAAACTTTATACATTGTTAGGCACGCAAAATCTTCTTGGGAATACTCAGGAATAGAAGATATTGACAGACCTCTAAAAAAACGCGGCATAAAAGACGCACATTTAATGTCTAAATTCTTATCAACAGAAATAGACAGACCAGATGTTTTTGTATCAAGTAGTGCCAACAGAGCGCTACATACAGCAATTATTTTTTGTGAAAACTTCGAGTTTCCTTTATCTAACCTTCAAGTAAAAAGACAATTGTACAGCTTTAGCGACGGTTATTTAGTAAAAACAGTAAATGCTTTAGACGATGGTTTTAATTCTGCTATCATTTTTAGCCATGATCACGGTATTAATACCTTTGTAAATAAGTTTGGTAACAAACCTATTTCGCATGTATCTACTTGCGGAGTTGTAGGTATTCAGTTTGAAGATAAACATTGGAAAAACATAAAAAAAGGGAAAACGTTTATGATAGAATTCCCTAAGAACCATAAATAA
- a CDS encoding sodium:solute symporter, which translates to MQPLYILLLIVAYFTVLIGISYLTGKSADNKTFFKADNSSPWYLVAFGMIGASLSGVTFISVPGWVETDSMSYFQMVLGYVVGYAIIGLVLLPLYYKLNLTSIYTYLQDRFGNYSYKTGASFFLLSRIVGAAFRLFLVANVLQAILFDAYGVPFWVTVSITILLIWLYTFKGGIKTIVWTDTLQTLFMLIAVGVCIYTISSEMKIDNLFTYVADSEMSKTFFFDDIKAGNYFWKQFLSGAFIAVVMTGLDQDMMQKNLTCRNLKDAQKNMFWFTIVLVIVNFFFLALGILLTDYAQQAGIEAHKDELFPIIATQGNLGLATALFFLLGLIAAAYSSADSALTSLTTSFSIDILEIDKKKDKNEQEKIRKKIHIIFSFVLIATILIFKYFIADASVIAKIFTFAGYTYGPLLGLYAFGMFTKIKVKDKLIPAICIIAPILTYVISFYSKEKLGFDFGFFVLVLNGFLTFIGLYLAKK; encoded by the coding sequence ATGCAACCACTTTACATACTCCTTTTAATAGTCGCTTATTTTACGGTATTAATCGGTATTTCTTACCTCACCGGAAAATCTGCAGACAATAAAACCTTTTTTAAGGCAGATAACTCTTCACCTTGGTATTTAGTTGCTTTTGGTATGATTGGCGCTTCACTTTCTGGCGTTACCTTTATCTCGGTTCCTGGTTGGGTAGAAACAGATTCTATGAGCTATTTTCAAATGGTTTTAGGGTATGTTGTTGGGTATGCAATTATTGGTTTGGTTTTACTTCCGTTGTATTACAAACTGAATCTAACTTCTATTTACACCTATTTACAAGATCGTTTTGGTAATTATTCTTACAAAACTGGCGCTAGTTTCTTTTTACTTTCTAGAATCGTTGGCGCTGCGTTCAGACTCTTTTTAGTTGCAAATGTGTTACAAGCAATTTTATTTGATGCTTACGGCGTTCCGTTTTGGGTAACTGTTTCCATTACTATTTTATTAATTTGGTTATATACTTTTAAAGGAGGTATCAAAACCATTGTATGGACAGATACTTTACAAACTTTATTTATGCTAATTGCGGTAGGCGTTTGTATCTACACCATTTCTAGCGAAATGAAAATTGACAATCTATTTACCTATGTTGCCGATAGCGAAATGTCTAAAACTTTCTTTTTTGATGACATAAAAGCTGGAAATTATTTCTGGAAGCAGTTTTTATCGGGTGCTTTTATTGCTGTTGTAATGACGGGTTTAGACCAAGATATGATGCAAAAAAACTTAACCTGTAGAAATTTAAAAGATGCGCAGAAAAACATGTTTTGGTTTACAATTGTGTTGGTAATTGTCAACTTTTTCTTTTTAGCATTAGGTATTTTATTAACAGATTACGCACAACAAGCAGGAATTGAAGCTCACAAAGACGAGCTTTTTCCAATTATTGCAACACAAGGAAACTTAGGTTTGGCTACTGCCCTATTCTTTTTATTGGGTTTAATTGCAGCAGCTTATTCTAGTGCAGATTCGGCCTTAACTTCATTAACCACTTCTTTTAGTATCGATATTTTAGAGATTGATAAAAAGAAAGATAAAAACGAACAAGAAAAAATTAGAAAGAAGATTCATATTATATTCTCTTTTGTATTGATTGCAACCATTCTAATCTTTAAATATTTTATTGCTGATGCTAGTGTTATTGCAAAAATATTCACGTTTGCAGGTTATACGTACGGACCTTTATTAGGTTTATATGCTTTTGGAATGTTTACTAAAATAAAAGTAAAAGATAAATTGATACCTGCCATTTGCATCATTGCTCCGATTCTTACGTATGTAATTAGTTTTTACTCTAAAGAAAAACTTGGTTTCGACTTTGGCTTTTTTGTATTGGTTTTAAACGGCTTTTTAACCTTTATTGGATTGTATTTAGCAAAGAAGTAA
- a CDS encoding TrmH family RNA methyltransferase yields MEQLTHYDIENNQKQFPITIVCDAIRTPENIGMCFRISESFGVQKIYFHENSPTTENRIVKKTARNTVNQIEHDVYNNFDALIQQLKQEGNTIIGIEITDKSIDIQDFNFKNYEKIVLLLGSERNGIENINLLDETIAIPMYGRNSSMNVIHSLAITLYEVTNQLAVSSKQ; encoded by the coding sequence TTGGAACAACTTACACATTACGACATAGAAAATAATCAAAAGCAATTTCCAATAACAATTGTTTGTGATGCCATTAGAACACCAGAAAACATAGGAATGTGTTTTAGAATTTCGGAAAGTTTTGGAGTGCAAAAAATTTATTTTCATGAGAATTCACCTACCACAGAAAATAGAATTGTAAAAAAGACGGCAAGAAATACCGTAAATCAAATTGAACATGACGTTTACAACAATTTTGATGCGCTAATACAGCAATTAAAGCAAGAAGGAAACACCATTATTGGTATAGAGATTACTGATAAAAGTATCGATATTCAAGATTTTAATTTTAAAAATTATGAAAAAATCGTATTACTTTTGGGGAGCGAAAGAAACGGAATTGAAAACATCAATTTACTAGACGAAACAATTGCAATACCAATGTACGGTAGAAACTCTAGTATGAATGTAATACATAGTTTAGCGATTACGTTGTATGAAGTTACAAACCAGTTGGCAGTAAGCAGTAAGCAGTAA
- the pdxH gene encoding pyridoxamine 5'-phosphate oxidase — protein MSKDLSNYRKSYEKQELLESTCPENPMEFFQTWFLKADTSNMVDESNAMTVSSIGLDGFPKSRVVLLKKFTWEGFIFYTNYNSEKGKAIAANNNICLSFFWPALEQQIIIKGNAEILAENLSDGYFDSRPDGSKLGAWASNQSAVVSSREELDGNLKTFENQFEGKEILRPKHWGGYLVKPISIEFWQGRPNRMHDRIRYTLEEDFSWKKERLAP, from the coding sequence ATGTCTAAAGATTTAAGTAATTACAGAAAATCCTACGAAAAACAAGAACTTTTAGAAAGTACTTGTCCAGAAAATCCCATGGAATTTTTCCAGACTTGGTTTCTAAAAGCCGATACATCAAACATGGTAGATGAAAGTAATGCCATGACTGTATCTTCCATTGGTTTAGATGGTTTCCCTAAAAGTAGAGTTGTTTTATTAAAAAAATTCACTTGGGAAGGCTTTATATTTTACACCAATTACAATTCGGAAAAAGGAAAAGCAATTGCTGCCAATAACAATATTTGTTTGTCTTTCTTCTGGCCTGCGCTAGAACAACAGATTATTATAAAGGGAAACGCAGAAATATTAGCCGAAAACTTATCTGACGGTTATTTTGATTCTAGACCAGACGGTAGCAAATTAGGTGCCTGGGCATCTAACCAAAGTGCTGTAGTTAGCTCTAGAGAAGAATTAGATGGTAATTTAAAGACTTTTGAAAACCAATTTGAAGGAAAAGAAATACTTAGACCTAAGCATTGGGGCGGTTATTTGGTAAAACCAATTTCTATAGAATTTTGGCAAGGGAGACCAAATAGAATGCATGATAGAATAAGATATACCTTAGAAGAAGATTTTTCTTGGAAAAAAGAAAGATTAGCACCATAA
- a CDS encoding type II toxin-antitoxin system RelE/ParE family toxin: MKSGFKIFWTDHALSELEQTIGYLENKWTEKELRIFSAKLDHTIELISKSPEIFPTSLGKKGIRRAVVEKHNTLYYLINNESIEIISLFSNHKNPNKIKL; encoded by the coding sequence ATGAAAAGTGGCTTTAAAATCTTTTGGACTGACCACGCACTTTCTGAATTAGAACAAACTATAGGATATTTAGAAAACAAATGGACAGAAAAAGAATTGAGAATATTTTCAGCCAAACTAGATCATACAATAGAATTAATTTCAAAATCACCTGAAATATTCCCTACTTCGTTAGGTAAAAAAGGAATTCGAAGAGCAGTTGTGGAAAAACATAACACTTTGTACTATCTAATAAATAATGAAAGTATTGAGATTATATCATTATTTTCAAATCATAAAAATCCGAATAAAATAAAATTATAA
- the recR gene encoding recombination mediator RecR → MDFSSKLLENAVNEVSRLPGIGKRTALRLVLHLLKQPSDNTKFLSEALLHLRNDVKNCEKCHNISDTALCDICNNVKRNPEIVCVVEDIRDVMAIESTSQFNGLYHVLGGKISPIEGIGPQNLKIESLVKKVESGEVKELIFALSSTMEGDTTNFYIFKQIEKFEITTSTIARGISVGDELEYADEVTLGRSIVNRIPFEQSIRG, encoded by the coding sequence ATGGATTTTTCATCAAAACTTTTAGAAAACGCCGTAAATGAAGTTTCTCGCTTACCAGGAATTGGTAAAAGAACTGCATTGCGTTTGGTATTACATTTATTAAAACAACCTTCGGATAATACCAAGTTTTTATCGGAGGCTTTATTGCATTTAAGAAATGATGTAAAGAATTGTGAAAAGTGTCACAATATTTCTGATACAGCTTTGTGTGATATCTGTAATAATGTAAAAAGAAATCCAGAGATAGTCTGTGTGGTAGAGGATATTAGAGATGTAATGGCGATAGAAAGCACCTCTCAATTTAATGGATTGTATCATGTTTTAGGAGGAAAGATTTCTCCTATTGAAGGAATTGGTCCTCAGAATTTAAAAATAGAAAGCTTAGTAAAAAAAGTGGAAAGCGGAGAAGTAAAAGAATTGATTTTTGCTTTAAGTTCTACCATGGAAGGCGATACAACCAATTTCTATATTTTTAAACAAATAGAAAAATTTGAAATTACTACGAGTACAATTGCACGTGGAATTTCTGTTGGTGATGAATTAGAATATGCAGATGAAGTTACTTTAGGTAGGTCTATAGTAAATAGAATTCCGTTTGAGCAAAGTATAAGAGGGTAA
- a CDS encoding helix-turn-helix domain-containing protein, producing MFKNVGESTFEEITLEKGFYVLHFQNESKEVENFERKINNAFIQIHFCLRGKSKFLFNNGTYSFDVLDNRAILLYNPQGVLPINLEIQPKTTLVSLLISIEKFHSLFSKESGYIPFLSNENSNKKYYDDTEIKPTVSIILQQIINSKTNNSIRDLYVRGKVYELLSIHFQKEENPEGEFCPFLVDEQNVLKIRKAKEIIIARLSEPPSLQELANEIGLNIKKLKEGFKQIYGDTVYSFLFDYKMEYARKLLESNQYNVNEVGVKVGYSTSSHFIAAFKKKFGTTPKKYVMSLKE from the coding sequence ATGTTCAAAAATGTCGGAGAAAGTACATTTGAAGAAATTACTTTAGAAAAAGGGTTTTATGTGCTTCATTTTCAGAACGAAAGTAAAGAAGTAGAAAACTTTGAAAGGAAAATAAATAATGCCTTTATACAAATCCACTTTTGTTTAAGAGGTAAATCTAAATTTTTATTCAATAATGGCACCTACTCTTTTGACGTTCTAGACAATAGAGCAATTTTATTATACAATCCTCAAGGGGTTTTACCAATCAATTTAGAGATTCAACCAAAAACTACATTGGTATCATTGTTAATTTCTATCGAAAAATTTCACTCTTTATTTTCTAAAGAATCTGGTTACATTCCTTTTTTAAGTAATGAGAACAGTAACAAGAAATATTACGACGACACAGAAATAAAACCAACTGTTTCTATTATTTTACAACAAATTATCAATTCTAAAACAAATAACTCTATTAGAGATTTATATGTTAGAGGTAAAGTATACGAATTGTTAAGCATCCATTTTCAGAAAGAAGAAAATCCGGAAGGTGAATTTTGTCCGTTTTTAGTAGATGAACAAAATGTTTTAAAAATTAGAAAAGCCAAAGAAATTATTATTGCAAGATTATCTGAACCACCAAGTTTACAAGAACTAGCGAATGAAATTGGTTTGAACATTAAAAAATTAAAAGAAGGTTTTAAACAAATTTACGGAGATACCGTTTATAGTTTTCTGTTTGATTATAAAATGGAATACGCTAGAAAATTACTAGAGAGCAATCAATATAATGTAAATGAAGTTGGTGTAAAAGTTGGTTATAGTACCTCTAGCCATTTTATTGCAGCCTTTAAAAAGAAATTTGGCACAACGCCTAAGAAGTATGTAATGAGTTTGAAAGAGTAA
- a CDS encoding NAD(P)/FAD-dependent oxidoreductase, whose amino-acid sequence MKKSISIIGSGPSALLLAAFLDIKKFDVTIYEKNKTAGRKLLVAGKGGFNLTHSEPILDFIERYTPNDVLKNALLKFTNDDFRNWLQSIGIPTYIGSSKRIYPEEGIKPITVLNTILNHLKEKGIVFKYEHTFSGWDVESNLIINDKIIHSDYTAFSLGGASWKITGSDGSWLETFQEKGIKTLPFEASNCAFKIDWNPEFIKQNEGNPLKNIAISCADKTQKGEAVITKFGIEGNAIYALSPQIRAQLKSEEKAMVYIDFKPTFSLEDVNNKIVNSSFKNTTQILKKGLKLSTSQIDLLKIYLSKEDYLNAAVLSKNIKNFPLEITDLGKLNAAISTVGGIDINAVDTHFQLDKIPNQFCIGEMLNWDAPTGGYLIQGCASSGVYLAKHINKNL is encoded by the coding sequence ATGAAAAAATCAATTTCAATCATTGGCTCCGGACCTTCCGCCCTACTCTTAGCAGCGTTTTTAGATATTAAAAAATTTGATGTTACTATTTATGAAAAAAATAAAACAGCAGGTAGAAAACTTTTGGTTGCCGGAAAAGGTGGTTTTAATTTGACACATTCAGAACCTATTCTAGATTTTATTGAACGTTATACTCCTAATGATGTTTTAAAAAATGCTTTATTAAAATTCACCAATGATGATTTTAGAAATTGGCTACAATCCATTGGAATTCCTACCTATATCGGCAGTAGCAAGAGAATTTATCCAGAAGAAGGAATAAAACCAATAACCGTTTTAAATACTATTTTAAATCATTTAAAAGAAAAAGGAATCGTTTTTAAATACGAACACACTTTTTCTGGTTGGGATGTAGAAAGTAATTTAATAATCAATGACAAGATTATTCATTCTGATTACACGGCTTTCTCTTTAGGTGGCGCTAGTTGGAAAATTACTGGTTCTGACGGAAGTTGGTTAGAAACATTTCAAGAAAAAGGCATAAAAACACTACCATTTGAAGCTTCTAACTGTGCTTTTAAAATTGATTGGAATCCAGAATTCATCAAACAGAATGAAGGAAATCCTTTGAAAAATATTGCTATTTCTTGTGCTGACAAAACACAAAAAGGAGAAGCTGTAATTACCAAATTCGGAATAGAAGGAAATGCTATTTACGCCTTGAGTCCGCAGATTAGAGCACAACTAAAATCCGAAGAAAAAGCAATGGTTTACATCGATTTTAAGCCTACTTTTTCTTTGGAAGATGTAAATAATAAAATTGTAAATTCATCTTTTAAAAATACTACTCAAATTTTAAAGAAAGGATTAAAATTAAGCACTTCACAAATAGATTTACTTAAAATTTATCTTTCTAAAGAAGACTATTTAAATGCAGCAGTTTTATCAAAAAACATTAAAAATTTTCCTTTAGAAATTACAGACTTAGGTAAGTTAAATGCAGCGATTTCTACCGTTGGTGGAATTGACATAAATGCTGTAGACACTCATTTTCAATTAGATAAAATCCCAAATCAATTTTGTATTGGAGAAATGTTAAATTGGGATGCTCCAACTGGAGGATATTTAATTCAGGGTTGTGCAAGTTCTGGAGTTTATCTAGCAAAACATATCAATAAAAATCTTTAA
- a CDS encoding AAA family ATPase, translating into MASTTTNKKTIVDFLWEWAENNGEWSKLLISKIVQTENDLINTDRQLVFDYFLQSIKLHSGLTPLKTIKPSYTPTNKKIELETLSNIQGVNRLAKNQSIQFSENLTVIFGENGTGKTGYGRILKTLGYSYDSHNNILSDIYSGSQPQSADIKFKTNSNSQVFNWNGSNKNTDLENISVFNNNCVQITLSDRQLIVTPIGFHLFNLVTSELNKLQDLFNIKISNYPTLLPWVDSLNKDTIQKKYISSLSKTSSDLTLTQISTFSNLRENELKDSENELKDLNKTLLQKEIENINSSILELSTIKKSINEAKTLLNKENWEILINFNEQIKVLESKTKKGIKEIAESNGIDFYETQQFQTFLKSAEEYIKIIDKPDYPTEQDNCVYCLQPLQSTAKELLDNYRNLLNDKTEANLEVIKEKKLLLINQIKKIDTSLNFHQSTYGLNCDNEAIQPNEITEYNKILDKLKTTFTKEKVDKESTFNFDYDKYLKIFNEKKENINETLKIKKELLLNLGQKETQLKSKINELKDRKFISKKTTEIKQVISNHKVLSILNSNINKFNTNSISRKTSEARDELVQSNFGVLFKDELKSFRKSHLKIDLSFGTNRGNSKISHKINSYSLTDILSEGEQKAIALSEFLTELQLDNIKAPVIFDDPVNSLDHNIIDDVAKRLIKLSKERQVVIFTHSVLLFNSFLHFSKQSSFKSLKYKFYNTKNNFKETGFVTEAEEEINKVKSYTGKINTILNNTPKGKSETDLAEDGYGYLRSAIELFVEIDIFQGTVKRYQKNIALTSFLKVDGIKLNQHKEKLNEIFERCCGYIKGHSNPEQIHNDPTLIELKSDFDNFIAIRSSFLN; encoded by the coding sequence ATGGCTTCAACAACAACTAATAAAAAAACCATAGTTGATTTTCTATGGGAATGGGCTGAAAATAATGGAGAGTGGAGTAAACTTTTAATAAGCAAGATTGTACAAACAGAAAATGATTTAATTAATACAGATAGACAATTAGTATTTGACTATTTCTTGCAATCCATAAAACTACATTCAGGATTAACACCTTTAAAAACTATAAAACCAAGTTATACTCCTACTAATAAAAAAATTGAATTAGAAACTTTATCAAATATTCAAGGAGTTAATAGACTCGCCAAAAATCAATCAATACAATTTAGTGAAAATCTTACTGTTATTTTTGGAGAGAATGGAACAGGTAAAACAGGATATGGAAGAATATTAAAAACTCTTGGTTATAGTTATGACAGCCACAACAATATACTTTCAGATATTTATTCAGGTAGCCAACCTCAATCAGCTGATATAAAATTCAAAACAAATAGTAACAGTCAAGTTTTTAATTGGAATGGAAGTAACAAAAATACCGATTTAGAAAATATTTCTGTTTTTAATAATAATTGTGTTCAAATCACACTATCTGATAGACAACTGATAGTTACTCCTATTGGTTTTCATCTATTTAACTTAGTAACTTCTGAATTAAATAAATTACAAGATTTATTTAATATAAAAATTAGTAACTATCCAACTTTATTACCTTGGGTAGATAGTTTGAATAAAGACACGATCCAGAAAAAATATATTTCATCTTTATCTAAAACTTCCTCAGATTTAACTCTAACTCAAATATCAACTTTTTCTAACTTACGAGAGAACGAATTAAAAGATAGTGAGAATGAATTAAAGGATTTAAATAAAACACTTCTTCAAAAAGAAATTGAAAATATTAATTCCTCCATTCTAGAGTTATCTACGATTAAAAAAAGTATTAATGAAGCTAAAACCCTATTAAATAAAGAAAATTGGGAAATCTTAATTAATTTTAACGAACAAATTAAGGTTTTAGAGAGTAAAACGAAAAAAGGGATTAAAGAAATTGCAGAATCAAATGGAATTGATTTTTACGAAACTCAACAATTCCAAACATTTCTTAAATCCGCAGAGGAATATATTAAAATTATTGATAAACCTGATTATCCAACGGAACAAGATAATTGTGTTTATTGTTTACAACCGCTTCAAAGTACAGCTAAAGAATTACTAGACAATTATAGAAATTTATTGAATGATAAGACAGAGGCAAATTTAGAAGTCATCAAAGAGAAAAAATTACTTTTAATAAATCAAATTAAAAAAATTGATACTAGTTTAAATTTTCATCAATCAACTTATGGATTAAATTGTGATAATGAAGCTATCCAACCTAATGAAATTACAGAGTACAATAAAATTTTGGATAAACTGAAAACTACCTTTACAAAAGAAAAAGTTGATAAAGAATCAACCTTTAATTTTGATTATGACAAATACTTAAAAATATTCAACGAGAAAAAAGAAAATATAAACGAAACTTTAAAAATAAAAAAAGAATTATTACTTAACCTAGGTCAAAAAGAAACTCAATTAAAGAGTAAAATTAATGAACTTAAAGATAGAAAGTTTATATCAAAAAAAACAACTGAAATTAAACAAGTAATTTCGAATCATAAAGTTCTTTCAATTCTAAATTCGAATATAAATAAATTTAATACTAATTCAATTAGCCGAAAAACCAGCGAAGCAAGAGATGAATTAGTTCAATCAAATTTTGGAGTCCTTTTTAAAGATGAGCTTAAATCGTTCAGAAAATCACATCTTAAAATTGATTTAAGTTTTGGGACAAATCGAGGTAATTCTAAAATTTCACATAAAATCAACTCATATTCTCTTACAGATATATTGAGCGAAGGAGAACAAAAGGCGATTGCACTTTCAGAATTTCTAACTGAATTACAATTAGACAATATTAAAGCTCCTGTTATTTTTGATGATCCCGTTAATAGTTTAGATCATAATATAATCGATGATGTAGCAAAAAGACTTATTAAACTTTCAAAGGAAAGGCAAGTAGTTATTTTTACACACAGTGTTTTATTGTTCAATAGTTTTTTACATTTTAGTAAACAATCAAGTTTTAAATCACTCAAATATAAATTTTACAACACTAAAAATAATTTTAAAGAAACAGGGTTTGTTACTGAAGCCGAAGAAGAAATTAATAAAGTTAAAAGCTATACCGGTAAAATAAATACCATTCTAAATAATACCCCTAAAGGAAAATCTGAAACTGATTTAGCAGAAGATGGTTATGGGTATTTACGTTCTGCAATAGAATTATTTGTAGAAATTGATATATTTCAAGGAACTGTAAAAAGATATCAGAAAAATATTGCATTAACATCTTTTCTTAAAGTGGACGGAATAAAACTGAATCAGCATAAAGAAAAACTTAATGAGATATTTGAAAGATGTTGCGGTTATATTAAAGGGCATAGTAATCCTGAACAGATTCATAATGACCCTACTCTTATCGAATTAAAATCAGATTTTGATAATTTTATCGCGATAAGAAGTTCTTTTTTAAATTAG